The DNA segment CGGTGGCGGAATTGGCCCGGACGATGGAAATGAAGCCGGCCGAGTTGATTGCGGTTTGTTTCCGCCTGGGCATGATGGCTTCGATTAATCAGCGCCTTGACCTGGAGACTATTGAAACACTTGCCCTAGAATGTGGCTATGGGATCAAGGAAAAAGAGGAAATCGGTCTTGAAGCCAGGGAAGACGAAATTGAGGAGAATCTCTCGCCGCGCGCTCCCGTTGTAACTGTAATGGGGCATGTCGATCATGGGAAAACCTCACTTCTGGACTATATCCGTCAGACAAATGTGGCGGAGGGTGAAGCTGGCGCCATTACTCAGCATATCGGCGCCTATGAGGTGATACTTTCTTCCGGCAAAATTACATTTATCGACACGCCGGGCCATGAGGCCTTCACGGCAATGCGCGCCAGAGGCGCTCAGATTACCGATATTGTGGTTCTGGTGGTCGCCGCTGACGACGCGGTAATGCCTCAGACGGTGGAAGCGATCGATCATGCCAGGGCGGCCGATGTTCCGATAATTGTCGCCATAAATAAAATGGACAAATCTACTGCCAACGCTGATATGATTCGCCAGCAGTTGTCGAAGTATAATCTCCTTCCGGAAGAATGGGGCGGCAAAACCATCATGGTCGAAGTCTCCGCCAAGACCGGCAAAGGGATCGATCGCTTATTGGAAATGATTCTTCTCCAGGCGGAACTTCTGGATTTGCGAGCTGACGCTTCCATCCGCGGCCAGGGAGTTGTGGTGGAAGCAAAATTGGAGCGTGGTCGCGGTCCGGTAAGTACTGTCATTATTCAAAAGGGCACGATGAAAATCAGCGATCCGATAGTGGCCGGCACCTTTAGCGGCCGCGTCAGGGTTTTGTTGAGTGACCGTGACGAACAAATGGCCGAAATCGGCCCGTCGACTCCGGTCCGTGTGATTGGCTTGGGCGGTGTGCCTCAGGCCGGGGATACTTTTATGGTTGTCCGCGATGACCAGGAAGCCCGCGAAATCTCATTGAAAAGGATGCAGGTCAAACGGGAACAGGAGATTCGCCGCGGCTTCGGGCGAGCCACCCTGGAAGGTATCTATGAGCAGATCAGGGAAGGGCAACTTAAGGAACTTCGTTTGATCATCAAGGCCGATGTTGACGGTTCGGCCGAAGTTCTATCGGAGACACTGAGCAAGATATCTTCGACTGAGGCCCGGACAATTATTATACATAAAGGGGTAGGGGCCATAAGCGAGTCGGATGTTCTTTTGGCGGCCGCCTCCAATGCTATTATAATAGGATTTAATGTCAGCCCCGATGGGCGCGCCAGGGAAACGGCGGCACGCGAAAAGGTTGATATAAAACAATACAGTATTATTTATGATGTAGAAAATGCCGTGCGCAAGGCCCTGGAGGGCCTTCTCTCGCCCGAGATTAAGGAGGAATTCGGCGGGATTGCCGAAGTGCGTCAAATTTTCAAGGTGCCCAAAGTGGGAACGGTGGCCGGATGCATTGTGAAAGACGGAATCATCAGAAGGACCGATAAGGTGCACGTCGTCCGTGACGGACGGGTAGTTTACACCGGCAATCTCAGTTCTCTGAAGCGGTTCAAAGATGACGCTCGGGAGGTACAGACCGGCTATGAATGCGGTATTGCCGTAGAGAACTATAATGATATTAAGGTCGGCGATGCCATAGAGGTGTTTCACCTGGTCGAGACGGCGAAGAAATTGGAATAAAAGGGTGAAGGTTGTTTGTTGGTACGGCTGTAATTGATCTAAATCTTCCCGGCGTCACTTCCCTAAAAGAAAAAAGGCGAAGATTAAAATCGCTTCTGACCCGCCTTCAGAATCGTTTCAATATATCGGCCGCCGAGGTGGATTATAATGACGATTTACGGATGGCTCAGATTGGTGTCGCCGTAGTCAGTAATGACAGGGCCTTTGGAGATAGTGTCATTGCCAAGGTGATGGATATGGTTCGAGGAGAACCGGAAATTATTTTGATAGATTATCGAACCGAGATTTTGTGAAATGAAACGTTTTAATCGCGCCGACCGGGTAAAAAGCCAAATTTTGCGTGATATCCAGACCATGCTGGAACAGGAATTGGCGGCAAAGATCAAAGGTATGGTTACATTTACGGATGTTGAAATCAGCGGTGATTTGCGGTATGCCACCGTTTATTACTCGGTGCTGGGACAGGAAGAACAGAAGAAACAGGCGGCGCAGTATCTCGGCGGTATTCAGAAACGGGTGCAATCGGATCTGGGGAGTCTTTTGCGTCTCAAGCATACGCCGGAGATCAAATTCGCTTTTGACCCCTCGATTGAGCGGGGGATGAGAATCGAACAACTGCTGAATGAAATCGAACAGGAAAAAAAGCAAAGTGGACTCGACCATTCCTAATAAAATTGCCGATCTGATCAGACAATCCAAATCGGTTTTGATTACGTCCCATGAAGATCCCGATGGTGATTCCCTGGGGTCGCAACTGGCCGTGCGCCGGTTTTTGCGTGCCTATAAATTGGAAGGCAGTATTGTCAATCAGGGGAAAATCCCCTTTAAATATATGTTTCTTCCCGATATCGACCTTGTCAATGACGCCGCAAATTTCGAAAAGAGTGCGGAATTTGACCTCGCCGTAGTTTTAGAACGTCCCAATATCGAAAGAAACGGGAAGGTGAGCCGTTTGATTGGAAAAGCGACGAAAATAATAAATATAGATCATCATCCTGATAATTCAGGATTCGGCGATCTTATCTGGGTCGATCCCAAAGCATCGTCGGTGGGAGAAATGCTTTTTGAATTGTTCGACACGCTCGGCGCCGCTATTGATACCGAAATGGCGACGCAAATTTACACCGCCATCCTGACCGATACGGGGCGGTTCCGATTTCGTTCCACTTCGCGGCGAACCATGGAAATCGCGGGGCGGTTAATCGAATTAGGCGCCAATTCGCGGGAAATCTGCGATCAGGTATATTATTCTTATCCGCCGTCGACCATAAAATTGATCGGTCATGTTCTATCGCGCGTAAATTTTTACGCCGACGGCAGGATATGTCTTCTTCAATTGGATCGCAAGGCCCTGGAGGAAAGCCGGGCCGGATTGGGCGATGTCGATGGTCTGGCAGATTACACACTGTATGGTAAAGATGTCAAAGTCGGGGGTTTGTTGAAGGAGTTGGACGATAATTTGACGAAAGTATCATTGCGTTCTCGCGACCAAATTGACGTTTCGCGGCTGGCGCATAAGTACGGTGGCGGCGGACATTATAATGCGGCCGGGTTTGCCGTGAAGTTGCCTATCATTGAGGCGGAACAGAAATTGCTGCAGGATTTGGAGGGGATGCTGAATGGCTGATTACGAGGGCATTCTTCTCTGCAATAAGCCGTATGGTATATCCAGCCATGATGTCATGACCGGATTGAAAAGGATATTAAAACAGACCCGCGTCGGCCATACCGGCACGCTGGATCCCCGGGCCACCGGTCTGCTCGTGGTATGCCTGGGCAGGGCGACGAAAATAGTTCAGTTCCTATCCGATTTGGACAAAACTTATGAGGCCGAAATCACACTGGGAATCTCTTCGCCCACATTTGACAGCGAAGGGGTCACGAACGAGAGCCTTGCCAGAGCCGTACCAAATATGACGGCTGAGGCGCTGAAAAATATCCTTTCGGAATTTCTCGGCATTTCAAAGCAGAGGGCCCCGATTTATTCCGCAGTCAAAGTTAAGGGTCAAAGACTCTATGATATGGCTCGGCGCGGCTTGACGGTCGTACCCCCCGAACGGGAAATTGAAATCAAGAGAATTGAACTGCTTGACGTGAGCATGCCAAGGATTTCGTTCCAGGTCACATGTTCCAAGGGAACCTATATTCGTTCTCTGGCCAATGACATTGGAGAGAAAATCGGATGCGGGGCATATCTCAGTCGCTTGATCCGAACGCAAGTTGGGAATTCCGATTTAAAAGACGCCCTAAATCCGAATGAAATAAAGTACAATATTGAAGCCGGAACCTTGAAGCGCCATCTTAAACCGATTGAGAGTGTTCTCAATTTCCCTGCAATAGAAGTTTATAAAGAATTCGCTCCTGCCATAATTTCGGGGAAAGCGCCGGAATTAAAAGATGTGGCCAATATTCTGGGTGATTTTAACGTGAATGAATATATAAGTCTTATGGATCATATGGGGCGCATTATGGCGGTGGGGAAAGCCGGCGTTGATTCGGGCTCTCTCCGCCGACAGGATCAGCGGAATTTTTTCACGTATGTCAGGGTGCTGAATTGAGTCTGAAAATAATTAGAGGCATGGAGCACTTCATCGGCTCCGAAGAAAACGGTGTCGTCACGATGGGCACTTTTGACGGCTTACATCTGGGCCATCAGATGATTCTGAAAAGACTGATAGATTCATCGCTGAGGGAAAAATTGCACCCTTTGGCCATCACTTTCGAACCCCACCCCAGGGTGTTGGTAACTCCCGATTCGCCGCCTCCGCTGTTGACTACTTGGGATGAAAAGGTCGCGTTGTTCTCACGATATATGAGCGGGCATCTTTTGGTTCTGGAATTCAACCGGGAATTAATGAATTTGACGGCCGAAGATTTTATCAGGAAATATCTGGTGGATAAAATCGGCCTGAAAAGACTGATTGTCGGCTATGACCATGCTTTCGGCAAAAACCGTTCGGGCACCATTAATGACCTGATGGAATTAAGCCACAAATACTCCTTCGCCCTGGAGATTGTCGATCCGATCCTGGTGGATGGCAAGCCGATTTCCTCGTCGCGGATAAGAAGGGCTTTTCAGGAGGGTAAATTTGCCGAAGGTATTGCCATGCTCGGGCACTCCTATTCTGTGGGTGGAACGGTCATTAGGGGGATCGGTCTGGGAAAAAAGCTGGGTTATCCGACCGCCAATCTGCGAATCGGGCCGCGCAAATTGCTTCCCCCGGAAGGAGTCTATGCCTGCCGTGTCGAAATTGATGGAAATAAATATGACGGGATGATGTTTATCGGGACCAATCATTTCAATCCCGGAGCGGGCGTTTCCGTAGAGGTGAATATTTTTGAATTTGAACGTGATATTTATGACCGGGAGATTATAATTTACCCGGAAAGATTTCTGCGGGAAAATCGCAAATTTAGCGGTCCCGAGGCCCTGGCGGCGCAGATTAAGTTGGATAAAGAACAAGCAATGAGTATTAAAAAATAAAGGAGAAGAAGAAAATGCCAGTAAGCAAAGAGAAAAAGGCGGAGATTGTCGGCAAATATCAGTTGCATAATGCCGATACCGGTTCCCCGGAAATTCAGATCGCCATTTTAACCGAGGACATTAATGCCCTTACGGAGCACTTGAAAATGCACTCGAAGGATTTTCACAGCCGCCGGGGTCTCTTAAAGAAGGTAGGTAAGCGGAGACGCCTGCTGGACTACCTTATGGATCGCGATGTCGAAAGTTATCGTCAGATCATCGTGCAATTGAATATCAGACGTTAGTTCTGAGAGAGGATTTTAAATGGTACATAGCGTAGAATTGGATTTGGGCGGAAAAAGACTGTCTCTGGAAACCGGCAAGATTGCATTACAGTCAAATGGTGCCGTCATGGTAAGATTAGGTGATACCGTGGTGCTCTCCGCGGTATGCGCTTCGGACAAGCCGATCGTGGGTCAGGATTTCTTCCCCCTCACGGTCGATTACAGAGAAAAGAGCTATGCCGCGGGAAAGATTCCCGGCGGCTTTTTCAAGCGGGAAGGGCGTCCTTCGGAGAAAGAAATATTATCGATGCGCATCATCGATCGGCCGATTCGCCCCCTGTTTCCGGAAGGATTTAAAAACGAAGTTCAGTGTCATAATCTCGTTCTTTCGGCCGATCAGGAAAACGACGCCGATATCCTCGGTGTTATCGGAACTTCGGCGGCTCTGACAATCTCTGATATTGCCTTCGCGACCACGATTGCGGCCGTCCGAGTCGGACGAATTGATGGGCAGTTGGTTGTCAACCCCGGTTTCAAGCAATTGGAGGAATCCGACATCAGCCTCACTCTGGCCGGATCCAAAGAATCAATCACCATGGTTGAAGGCGGCGGCCGGGAGATTTCTGAAGCGGAAATGGTTGAGGCCCTGGCTTTCGGTCATGAACATATCAAAAATATCGTCGGCAAAATCGAGGAACTACAGCGCCTGGCCGGACGGCCCAAGGCATCATATACACCCGTCCTGCCCGATGAAACTTTGAAAAACAAAGTGATCGAAATGGTTCGCAGCCGCCTNAATGAATACAATCGTGTCGCCGATAAGGATGAGCGGCGCAAGAAAAAGGGCGAATTGAGAGACGAGGTCCTTCAATCCTTGGCCGAGGAATTCCCCGAATCTGAAAATACTATCAAGGCAGTCATTGACGAAACCGATGCTGAAGTCATGAGAAAGATGATCGTCGAGGAAAATCGTCGCATCGATGGCCGCGGACCGGATGACATCCGCCAGATTACGTGCGAAGTCGGGGTGCTTCCGAGAACTCACGGTTCGGCCTTATTCACCCGCGGTCAAACCCAGGCCCTGGTGGTAATGACACTGGGAACCAAAATAGATGAACAAAGGGTTGATGATCTTGAGGGGGAATCGACCAAGAGCTACATGTTGCACTATAATTTTCCGCCTTTCGCCACGGGCGAGGTGCGCCCCATACGGGGAGTCAGCCGGCGCGAGGTTGGTCACGGAGCCCTTGCCGAACGGGCCCTCCAGCCGGTCATCCCGGTCGAAGAGAAGTTTCCTTATACCATCCGAATTGTCTCCGACATCATGGAGTCCAACGGATCGTCCTCAATGGCTTCGGTCTGCGGCGGTTCTCTGGCCCTGATGGACGGCGGTGTGCCCACGAAATCGGCCGTGGCCGGGGTGGCCATGGGACTGATTAAAGAAGGGGATAAGGTCATCGTTTTGACCGATATTCTTGGCGACGAAGATCATTTCGGCGATATGGATTTCAAAGTGGCCGGGACGGCTAAAGGGATAACCGCTTTTCAGATGGATATCAAAATGACCGGCATCGATCTGGCCACGATGGGCGAAGCCCTGGAAAAGGCTCGGAAGGCCCGCCTGTTCATTCTGGACAAAATGAATGCGGTGATTTCCAAGAGCCGCGAGGAAATTTCCAATTATGCTCCGCGAATTATTACTCTGAAGATCAAAGTTGATAAGATTGGCGAGGTAATTGGCCCAGGCGGCAAGATGATTCGCTCCATTATCGAAGCCACCGGCGCCAAGATTGATATTGATGATGATGGTACGGTATTGATTGCCTCTGTTGACGGTGAAGCCGGGCAGAAGGCGCTGGAAATGGTTCAAGCGATTGTCGAAGAACCGGAGATCGGAAAAATATACTCCGGAAAGGTACGTCGAATAACCAATTTCGGGGCATTCGTGGAAATACTGCCTGGGACCGACGGTCTTCTGCATATTTCGGAAATTGACTCAAGCCACGTGGCGCGGGTCGAAGATTTTCTGAAAGTCGGAGATACCGTGGAGGTCAAGGTCATCAATATTGATCCGGAAGGAAAAATACGGCTTTCCAGGAAGGCCCTTGTCAAACATCACTAGATAGGATGAAAAGCCGTAGCGAATATCAGAAGTCTGTTCTTCCAAGCGGGTTGAGGATAGTAACCGAGCAGGTTCCCTCGGCCCGCTCGGTCGCATTTGGTGTCTGGATTGACACCGGTTCCCGCGATGAAACCAGAGAAGT comes from the Candidatus Zixiibacteriota bacterium genome and includes:
- the infB gene encoding translation initiation factor IF-2 (Evidence 2a : Function from experimental evidences in other organisms; PubMedId : 1764105, 1805969; Product type f : factor); its protein translation is MSKKRIYEIAKDYNISSHALLNVLKELGFEPKSHMSVAGDDMLRAIQSKFEAEKEAVKKDIEQRKKPKIAAPAPVTTTPAPEPTRTEEGFDERLARLSAALKKHDKRRKKFDKRKKGKDAHQVDRKAVVKSFKATMATLGGVKRTKKYKRRFKDGATVEIPEDNLIEVNEFMTVAELARTMEMKPAELIAVCFRLGMMASINQRLDLETIETLALECGYGIKEKEEIGLEAREDEIEENLSPRAPVVTVMGHVDHGKTSLLDYIRQTNVAEGEAGAITQHIGAYEVILSSGKITFIDTPGHEAFTAMRARGAQITDIVVLVVAADDAVMPQTVEAIDHARAADVPIIVAINKMDKSTANADMIRQQLSKYNLLPEEWGGKTIMVEVSAKTGKGIDRLLEMILLQAELLDLRADASIRGQGVVVEAKLERGRGPVSTVIIQKGTMKISDPIVAGTFSGRVRVLLSDRDEQMAEIGPSTPVRVIGLGGVPQAGDTFMVVRDDQEAREISLKRMQVKREQEIRRGFGRATLEGIYEQIREGQLKELRLIIKADVDGSAEVLSETLSKISSTEARTIIIHKGVGAISESDVLLAAASNAIIIGFNVSPDGRARETAAREKVDIKQYSIIYDVENAVRKALEGLLSPEIKEEFGGIAEVRQIFKVPKVGTVAGCIVKDGIIRRTDKVHVVRDGRVVYTGNLSSLKRFKDDAREVQTGYECGIAVENYNDIKVGDAIEVFHLVETAKKLE
- a CDS encoding conserved hypothetical protein (Evidence 4 : Unknown function but conserved in other organisms), with the translated sequence MFVGTAVIDLNLPGVTSLKEKRRRLKSLLTRLQNRFNISAAEVDYNDDLRMAQIGVAVVSNDRAFGDSVIAKVMDMVRGEPEIILIDYRTEIL
- the rbfA gene encoding Ribosome-binding factor A — encoded protein: MKRFNRADRVKSQILRDIQTMLEQELAAKIKGMVTFTDVEISGDLRYATVYYSVLGQEEQKKQAAQYLGGIQKRVQSDLGSLLRLKHTPEIKFAFDPSIERGMRIEQLLNEIEQEKKQSGLDHS
- a CDS encoding Phosphoesterase RecJ-like protein; this translates as MKSNRKKSKVDSTIPNKIADLIRQSKSVLITSHEDPDGDSLGSQLAVRRFLRAYKLEGSIVNQGKIPFKYMFLPDIDLVNDAANFEKSAEFDLAVVLERPNIERNGKVSRLIGKATKIINIDHHPDNSGFGDLIWVDPKASSVGEMLFELFDTLGAAIDTEMATQIYTAILTDTGRFRFRSTSRRTMEIAGRLIELGANSREICDQVYYSYPPSTIKLIGHVLSRVNFYADGRICLLQLDRKALEESRAGLGDVDGLADYTLYGKDVKVGGLLKELDDNLTKVSLRSRDQIDVSRLAHKYGGGGHYNAAGFAVKLPIIEAEQKLLQDLEGMLNG
- the truB gene encoding tRNA pseudouridine synthase B, whose protein sequence is MADYEGILLCNKPYGISSHDVMTGLKRILKQTRVGHTGTLDPRATGLLVVCLGRATKIVQFLSDLDKTYEAEITLGISSPTFDSEGVTNESLARAVPNMTAEALKNILSEFLGISKQRAPIYSAVKVKGQRLYDMARRGLTVVPPEREIEIKRIELLDVSMPRISFQVTCSKGTYIRSLANDIGEKIGCGAYLSRLIRTQVGNSDLKDALNPNEIKYNIEAGTLKRHLKPIESVLNFPAIEVYKEFAPAIISGKAPELKDVANILGDFNVNEYISLMDHMGRIMAVGKAGVDSGSLRRQDQRNFFTYVRVLN
- a CDS encoding Riboflavin kinase/FMN adenylyltransferase codes for the protein MSLKIIRGMEHFIGSEENGVVTMGTFDGLHLGHQMILKRLIDSSLREKLHPLAITFEPHPRVLVTPDSPPPLLTTWDEKVALFSRYMSGHLLVLEFNRELMNLTAEDFIRKYLVDKIGLKRLIVGYDHAFGKNRSGTINDLMELSHKYSFALEIVDPILVDGKPISSSRIRRAFQEGKFAEGIAMLGHSYSVGGTVIRGIGLGKKLGYPTANLRIGPRKLLPPEGVYACRVEIDGNKYDGMMFIGTNHFNPGAGVSVEVNIFEFERDIYDREIIIYPERFLRENRKFSGPEALAAQIKLDKEQAMSIKK
- the rpsO gene encoding 30S ribosomal subunit protein S15 (Evidence 2a : Function from experimental evidences in other organisms; PubMedId : 10094780, 12244297, 12809609, 2432069, 2849753, 3005122, 6382163, 6394953, 776686; Product type s : structure) produces the protein MPVSKEKKAEIVGKYQLHNADTGSPEIQIAILTEDINALTEHLKMHSKDFHSRRGLLKKVGKRRRLLDYLMDRDVESYRQIIVQLNIRR
- the pnp gene encoding polynucleotide phosphorylase/polyadenylase (Evidence 2a : Function from experimental evidences in other organisms; PubMedId : 2432069, 3005122, 6382163, 9008164, 9298646; Product type e : enzyme) — encoded protein: MVHSVELDLGGKRLSLETGKIALQSNGAVMVRLGDTVVLSAVCASDKPIVGQDFFPLTVDYREKSYAAGKIPGGFFKREGRPSEKEILSMRIIDRPIRPLFPEGFKNEVQCHNLVLSADQENDADILGVIGTSAALTISDIAFATTIAAVRVGRIDGQLVVNPGFKQLEESDISLTLAGSKESITMVEGGGREISEAEMVEALAFGHEHIKNIVGKIEELQRLAGRPKASYTPVLPDETLKNKVIEMVRSRLNEYNRVADKDERRKKKGELRDEVLQSLAEEFPESENTIKAVIDETDAEVMRKMIVEENRRIDGRGPDDIRQITCEVGVLPRTHGSALFTRGQTQALVVMTLGTKIDEQRVDDLEGESTKSYMLHYNFPPFATGEVRPIRGVSRREVGHGALAERALQPVIPVEEKFPYTIRIVSDIMESNGSSSMASVCGGSLALMDGGVPTKSAVAGVAMGLIKEGDKVIVLTDILGDEDHFGDMDFKVAGTAKGITAFQMDIKMTGIDLATMGEALEKARKARLFILDKMNAVISKSREEISNYAPRIITLKIKVDKIGEVIGPGGKMIRSIIEATGAKIDIDDDGTVLIASVDGEAGQKALEMVQAIVEEPEIGKIYSGKVRRITNFGAFVEILPGTDGLLHISEIDSSHVARVEDFLKVGDTVEVKVINIDPEGKIRLSRKALVKHH